In a genomic window of Amycolatopsis japonica:
- a CDS encoding TetR/AcrR family transcriptional regulator, which yields MKEDSAKQRILRAAEALFAESGFDATPTSRIAERAGVPKGLVHYYFRRKSDLLAALVAELPDARIEPAVVVVPGDLAGSLRGLVVELDRRFNRSLALSHLLWREADTHRAVRDALAERFQQLVRQVKAVIVAATGGKLAIADVDSASGLLARAVSHRHATARHTEDGDPAEIDREVLFIASALTRGQ from the coding sequence GTGAAAGAGGATTCGGCGAAACAGCGCATCCTGCGAGCCGCGGAGGCGCTCTTCGCCGAATCCGGTTTCGACGCCACGCCCACTTCGCGGATCGCGGAGCGGGCTGGCGTGCCGAAAGGCCTCGTGCACTACTACTTCCGGCGCAAGTCGGATCTGCTGGCCGCGCTGGTCGCCGAACTGCCCGACGCCCGGATCGAACCGGCCGTCGTGGTGGTCCCCGGCGACCTCGCGGGCAGCCTTCGCGGCCTCGTCGTGGAACTCGACAGGCGGTTCAACCGGTCGCTGGCGCTCTCACACCTGTTGTGGCGGGAAGCCGATACGCACCGCGCGGTCCGCGACGCGCTGGCCGAACGGTTCCAGCAGCTCGTCCGGCAGGTGAAGGCGGTGATCGTCGCCGCGACCGGCGGCAAACTCGCGATCGCCGACGTCGATTCGGCCTCGGGCCTGCTCGCGCGGGCGGTGAGCCACCGTCACGCGACGGCGCGGCACACCGAGGACGGGGACCCCGCCGAGATCGACCGCGAAGTCCTCTTCATCGCCTCGGCGCTGACGCGGGGTCAGTGA
- the mce gene encoding methylmalonyl-CoA epimerase → MNQALKPFVTAIDHVGIAVPDLDAAIAFHAEHFGLEVAHEEINEEQGVREAMLRAPGTAGTETAIQLLAPLRDDSAIGKFLAKSGPGLQQLAYRVSDVDAAAEALRAQGLRLLYAEAKRGTSNSRVNFVHPKDAGGVLVELVEPAKDGH, encoded by the coding sequence ATGAACCAGGCGCTGAAACCGTTCGTGACGGCCATCGACCACGTCGGCATCGCGGTACCCGATCTCGACGCCGCGATCGCCTTCCACGCCGAGCATTTCGGCCTGGAGGTCGCGCACGAGGAGATCAACGAGGAGCAGGGTGTCCGCGAGGCGATGCTGCGCGCGCCGGGCACCGCCGGGACCGAGACCGCGATCCAGCTCCTCGCGCCGCTGCGCGACGATTCCGCGATCGGCAAGTTCCTCGCGAAGAGCGGGCCCGGGCTGCAGCAGCTGGCGTATCGAGTGTCCGATGTGGACGCTGCGGCCGAGGCTCTGCGCGCGCAGGGACTCCGGCTGCTCTACGCCGAGGCGAAACGCGGCACGTCCAACAGCCGGGTGAACTTCGTCCACCCCAAGGACGCCGGCGGTGTGCTGGTGGAACTGGTCGAGCCCGCGAAGGACGGTCACTGA
- a CDS encoding acetyl-CoA C-acetyltransferase, which translates to MSGSVILGAARTPIGRLLGSLKDFSGAQLGGFAIKAALEQAGVSPDAVQYTIMGQVLTAGAGQIPARQAAVAAGIPMSVPALTINKVCLSGLDAIALADQLIRAGEFDLIVAGGQESMTQSPHLLPKSRSGFKYGDTTLVDHMAYDGLFCAFDQVAMGSSTEKYNSRYGLTREQQDEFSARSHQRAAAAIAEGRFDAEIAPVSIPQRKGDPVVFSQDEGVRADTTAEGLAKLRPAFASDGTITAGSASQISDGAAAVIVASKAKAEELGLTPLAEIGAHGVVAGPDASLHEQPSNAILAALAKEKLTADALDLVEINEAFAAVGLVSADKLGVSADKVNVDGGAIALGHPIGASGARLAVHLIHELRRRGGGLGAAALCGGGGQGDALLLRVP; encoded by the coding sequence GTGTCCGGTTCCGTGATCCTGGGTGCCGCCCGTACACCGATCGGGCGATTGCTCGGTTCCCTGAAGGATTTCTCGGGCGCACAACTCGGCGGATTCGCCATCAAGGCGGCGCTGGAGCAGGCCGGTGTCTCCCCGGACGCGGTCCAGTACACGATCATGGGCCAGGTGCTCACCGCCGGCGCGGGCCAGATCCCGGCCCGTCAGGCCGCGGTCGCCGCCGGTATCCCGATGAGCGTCCCGGCGCTGACCATCAACAAGGTCTGCCTCTCCGGTCTCGACGCCATCGCGCTGGCAGACCAGCTCATCCGCGCGGGTGAGTTCGACCTGATCGTGGCCGGTGGCCAGGAGTCGATGACCCAGTCGCCGCATCTGCTGCCGAAGTCCCGCTCCGGGTTCAAGTACGGCGACACGACCCTCGTCGACCACATGGCCTACGACGGTCTGTTCTGCGCCTTCGACCAGGTCGCGATGGGCTCTTCGACGGAGAAGTACAACAGCCGCTACGGGCTCACCCGCGAGCAGCAGGACGAGTTCTCCGCGCGTTCGCACCAGCGTGCCGCCGCCGCGATCGCCGAGGGCCGCTTCGACGCCGAGATCGCGCCGGTGTCGATCCCGCAGCGCAAGGGCGACCCGGTCGTCTTCTCCCAGGACGAGGGCGTCCGCGCCGACACCACCGCCGAAGGCCTCGCGAAGCTGCGTCCCGCCTTCGCCTCCGACGGCACCATCACCGCGGGCTCGGCCTCGCAGATCTCCGACGGCGCGGCCGCGGTCATCGTCGCGAGCAAGGCCAAGGCCGAGGAGCTGGGCCTGACCCCGCTCGCCGAGATCGGCGCGCACGGCGTGGTCGCCGGCCCGGACGCCAGCCTGCACGAGCAGCCGTCGAACGCGATCCTGGCCGCGCTGGCCAAGGAGAAGCTGACCGCGGACGCGCTCGACCTCGTCGAGATCAACGAGGCGTTCGCCGCCGTCGGCCTGGTCTCGGCCGACAAGCTCGGCGTGAGCGCGGACAAGGTGAACGTCGACGGTGGCGCCATCGCCCTCGGTCACCCGATCGGCGCGTCCGGCGCGCGGCTCGCCGTGCACCTGATCCACGAACTCCGCCGTCGCGGCGGCGGCCTCGGCGCGGCCGCCCTCTGCGGTGGCGGCGGCCAGGGCGACGCGCTGCTCCTCCGCGTCCCGTAA
- the meaB gene encoding methylmalonyl Co-A mutase-associated GTPase MeaB, whose translation MPVQLDIDELVGRARDGVPRAIARLLSLVEDAHPRLPEVAAKLTPHTGNARIVGLTGPPGVGKSTSTSALLTALRAKGLRVGVLAIDPSSPFSGGALLGDRIRMTEHATDPGVFIRSMATRGHLGGLSWATPQAVRVLDAAGFDVVLIETVGVGQSEVDVVKLADTTVVLLAPGMGDGIQAAKAGVLEIADVFVVNKADREGADATVHDLKQMISLVRREIRGPSWRQPIVRTVASRGEGVEDVVRALDEHHDWLVRRDELPRRRAARARDEVEAIAVQRLRAEIVDLRSGDRLTELAERVVARKLDPFAAAEELIGDLRGS comes from the coding sequence TTGCCGGTACAGCTGGACATCGACGAACTGGTCGGTCGCGCGCGGGACGGCGTCCCCCGCGCGATCGCCCGGTTGTTGTCGCTGGTCGAGGACGCCCATCCGCGGTTGCCCGAGGTCGCGGCGAAGCTGACGCCGCACACCGGGAACGCGCGGATAGTCGGCCTGACCGGGCCACCCGGTGTCGGTAAGTCGACATCGACTTCCGCGCTGCTCACGGCTTTACGGGCGAAAGGCCTGCGCGTCGGCGTACTGGCGATCGACCCGTCGTCGCCGTTCTCCGGCGGCGCGCTGCTCGGCGACCGGATCCGGATGACCGAACACGCCACCGATCCCGGCGTGTTCATCCGGTCGATGGCCACGCGCGGCCATCTCGGCGGGTTGTCGTGGGCGACGCCGCAGGCCGTCCGGGTACTCGACGCGGCCGGGTTCGACGTCGTGCTGATCGAGACCGTCGGCGTCGGTCAGTCCGAAGTGGACGTCGTGAAACTGGCCGACACCACCGTGGTCCTGCTCGCGCCCGGGATGGGCGACGGGATCCAGGCGGCGAAGGCCGGTGTGCTGGAGATCGCGGACGTGTTCGTGGTCAACAAGGCCGACCGCGAGGGCGCGGACGCGACCGTGCACGACCTCAAGCAGATGATCTCGTTGGTACGCCGGGAGATCCGCGGTCCGAGCTGGCGTCAGCCGATCGTGCGAACGGTGGCGTCGCGCGGCGAAGGCGTCGAGGACGTCGTCCGCGCGCTCGACGAACACCACGATTGGCTGGTCCGGCGCGACGAACTGCCCCGCCGTCGTGCGGCGCGGGCCCGGGACGAGGTCGAGGCGATCGCCGTGCAGCGGTTGCGCGCGGAAATCGTCGACCTGCGTTCCGGGGACCGGCTCACCGAATTGGCCGAACGCGTGGTCGCGCGGAAACTCGACCCGTTCGCGGCGGCCGAAGAACTCATCGGAGATCTTCGCGGTTCGTGA
- a CDS encoding beta/gamma crystallin domain-containing protein, producing the protein MFSIKKRVLTVAAAAAAAFSLLAPTGTSFAIDHIPCRDGENFLKIWSHLGGSSSVDCYANRGRIGFGGWWIDRIYTGNNDLMYYDSNGADVRINRWTDISFPNRPPKVRVIEIL; encoded by the coding sequence GTGTTCTCGATCAAGAAACGCGTCCTGACCGTGGCGGCCGCCGCTGCCGCCGCGTTCAGCCTGCTCGCCCCGACCGGCACCTCGTTCGCCATCGACCACATCCCTTGCCGCGATGGGGAGAACTTCCTGAAGATCTGGTCGCATCTCGGCGGGAGCAGCAGCGTCGACTGCTACGCCAACCGCGGGCGGATCGGTTTCGGCGGCTGGTGGATCGACCGGATCTACACCGGCAACAACGACCTGATGTACTACGACAGCAATGGCGCCGACGTGCGCATCAACCGGTGGACCGACATCAGTTTCCCGAACCGGCCGCCGAAGGTCCGCGTCATCGAAATCCTCTGA
- a CDS encoding peptidylprolyl isomerase: MLAAGTGTASAEGAPPKVTKGPCQYTQTPDDPAARPVPLPPDPRRTPDRGKVPVQLKTNQGTIDLTLDRAKAPCTVQSFLHLAKHRFYDRTTCHRLTAYPTLKVLQCGDPSGTGEGGPGYKYKDELPVGLPPAPTDPTGERKVYSRGVLAMANAGPATNGSQFFVVYGDSALRPNYTIFGTVGHEGLETLDDVAAGGIQPTPENPAPVDGAPVLKTDILRARAWFC, translated from the coding sequence ATGCTCGCGGCCGGCACCGGAACGGCGTCGGCGGAAGGCGCGCCGCCGAAGGTCACGAAGGGGCCGTGCCAGTACACGCAGACGCCGGACGACCCGGCCGCGCGCCCGGTCCCGCTGCCGCCGGACCCCCGTCGGACGCCGGACCGGGGCAAGGTCCCGGTACAGCTGAAGACGAACCAGGGCACCATCGATCTGACCCTCGATCGGGCGAAGGCGCCGTGCACGGTGCAGAGCTTCCTGCACCTGGCGAAGCACCGGTTCTACGATCGCACGACGTGTCACCGGCTGACCGCGTACCCGACGTTGAAGGTGCTGCAATGCGGTGACCCGAGCGGCACCGGCGAGGGCGGCCCCGGCTACAAGTACAAGGACGAACTGCCCGTCGGCCTGCCGCCCGCGCCGACCGACCCGACCGGTGAGCGCAAGGTGTATTCGCGCGGCGTCCTCGCGATGGCCAACGCGGGCCCGGCGACGAACGGGAGCCAGTTCTTCGTGGTGTACGGCGACTCCGCGCTGCGGCCGAACTACACGATCTTCGGCACCGTCGGGCACGAAGGCCTCGAAACCCTCGACGACGTCGCCGCCGGTGGCATCCAGCCGACTCCGGAGAACCCCGCCCCGGTCGACGGCGCCCCGGTGCTGAAGACCGACATCCTCCGGGCGCGTGCCTGGTTCTGCTAG
- the pdxR gene encoding MocR-like pyridoxine biosynthesis transcription factor PdxR, which yields MADSWSSSGIDVHLDWRPESGRTGLATAIRAAIRDGRWQAGAAVPSTRALAQDLGVARGTVTRVYADLAAEGYLRTAQGAPTRVATAGALPASAPRPVPRDPAPRWDLRPGRPNLSAFPRAAWLAATRRALHRAPMTAFDYTAESGAAELRETLAAYLARSRGVIADPARILVCSGFSHAIAILARVLHARGADEIAFENPSLHIYRNIAAANGPRVVGVPVDDHGITVSSLDSPAVVVTPAHQYPLGVTLAPGRRAELTRWAEETGAVVIEDDYDGEFRFDHQQVGALQALAPERVVYVGTTSKTLAPSLRLGWMVLPRFLVEPVRTALAESGARPALLDQLAMAELIESGAYDQHIRRCRIEYRSRRDKLLAALPDSVLPQGISAGLHLVLQFPGEVPREMEVLAACRRRAIGLEGLSGYWIGEPQREGLIIGYGAAAKHAFGGATQALREAIFEVT from the coding sequence ATGGCAGATTCGTGGTCCAGTTCGGGAATAGACGTCCACCTGGACTGGCGGCCCGAAAGCGGCCGGACCGGGCTCGCGACGGCCATCCGCGCGGCGATCCGGGACGGACGCTGGCAAGCTGGCGCAGCGGTGCCCTCGACCAGGGCATTGGCGCAGGACCTGGGCGTCGCCAGGGGAACGGTCACCCGCGTCTACGCCGATCTCGCCGCCGAGGGCTACCTGCGGACGGCGCAGGGCGCCCCGACCCGCGTCGCGACGGCGGGCGCGCTGCCCGCGTCGGCGCCGAGGCCCGTCCCCCGCGACCCGGCGCCGCGCTGGGATCTGCGGCCCGGCAGGCCGAACCTGTCCGCGTTCCCCCGCGCCGCCTGGCTCGCGGCCACCCGCCGGGCCTTGCACCGGGCGCCGATGACGGCGTTCGACTACACGGCCGAATCCGGCGCGGCGGAACTGCGGGAGACGCTCGCCGCTTATCTCGCCCGCAGCCGCGGCGTGATCGCCGACCCCGCGAGGATCCTGGTGTGCTCCGGGTTTTCGCACGCGATCGCGATCCTGGCGCGGGTCCTGCACGCGCGCGGCGCGGACGAAATCGCGTTCGAGAACCCGTCGCTGCACATCTACCGGAACATCGCCGCCGCCAACGGCCCCCGCGTGGTCGGCGTCCCCGTCGACGACCATGGGATCACCGTGTCCTCTTTGGACAGTCCGGCGGTGGTGGTCACCCCGGCGCACCAGTACCCGCTGGGCGTCACGCTCGCCCCGGGACGACGGGCGGAACTCACCCGGTGGGCGGAGGAAACCGGTGCCGTCGTCATCGAAGACGACTACGACGGCGAGTTCCGGTTCGACCACCAGCAGGTCGGCGCGTTGCAGGCGCTGGCGCCGGAACGGGTCGTGTACGTGGGCACGACGAGCAAGACGCTCGCGCCGTCGCTACGCCTGGGATGGATGGTGCTGCCGCGGTTCCTGGTCGAACCGGTGCGCACGGCGCTGGCCGAGAGCGGGGCACGGCCCGCGCTACTGGATCAGCTGGCGATGGCCGAACTGATCGAATCGGGCGCCTACGACCAGCACATCCGCCGCTGCCGGATCGAGTACCGCTCCCGACGGGACAAGCTGCTCGCGGCCCTGCCGGATTCCGTGCTGCCGCAAGGGATCTCCGCCGGTCTGCATTTGGTGCTCCAGTTCCCCGGCGAGGTCCCGAGGGAGATGGAGGTGCTGGCCGCCTGCCGCCGTCGCGCGATCGGGCTCGAAGGCCTCAGCGGCTACTGGATCGGCGAGCCGCAGCGCGAGGGGCTCATCATCGGGTACGGCGCCGCCGCGAAGCACGCTTTCGGCGGCGCCACCCAGGCCTTGCGCGAGGCCATCTTCGAGGTCACCTGA
- a CDS encoding carboxymuconolactone decarboxylase family protein has translation MTERIHVGKRVPEIYQAMAKLQAEVEKAAANAGVDQKILELVKMRSSQINHCAFCLDMHSHDALQMGESPRRLFVLQGWRETELFTEQERAALALTEAITNVATLHDVPDDVYEEATRVFTEEQYRAIVWEAIAINSWNRMCVTSHAPLPERAE, from the coding sequence ATGACCGAGCGAATCCACGTGGGCAAACGAGTGCCCGAGATCTACCAGGCCATGGCGAAGCTCCAGGCCGAAGTCGAGAAGGCCGCCGCCAACGCGGGCGTCGACCAGAAGATCCTCGAACTGGTGAAGATGCGCTCGTCGCAGATCAACCACTGCGCGTTCTGCCTCGACATGCACTCCCACGACGCGTTGCAGATGGGCGAGTCGCCGCGGCGGCTGTTCGTGCTGCAGGGCTGGCGGGAGACCGAACTGTTCACCGAGCAGGAGCGTGCCGCGCTCGCGCTCACCGAGGCGATCACGAACGTCGCGACCCTGCACGACGTCCCGGACGACGTCTACGAAGAGGCCACGCGCGTCTTCACCGAGGAGCAGTACCGCGCCATCGTCTGGGAGGCGATCGCGATCAACAGCTGGAACCGGATGTGCGTGACCAGCCACGCGCCGCTGCCCGAGCGCGCCGAATGA
- a CDS encoding isocitrate lyase/PEP mutase family protein, producing MTAARLRELHVAGEPLLLPNAWDADSARLVEAAGFPVVATSSFAVAKVLGYDDGEDAPADEMFAAAARIARAVSVPVTVDAEGGYGLEAGELAARLTEVGAVGCNYEDTDHASGGVLPVETQAERVAKLREAAGDALVINARVDVFLGAADERAVLDDAILRAKAYLEAGADCVYPIMVKSPEVLGEFVKAVAPGAVNASPMPAGPDLSALAALGVARISLGTGLWKSARAGLRAKLAELTAGKLPY from the coding sequence ATGACCGCGGCGCGGCTGCGAGAACTGCACGTCGCGGGCGAGCCGCTCCTCCTGCCGAACGCGTGGGACGCCGACAGCGCGCGTCTCGTGGAGGCCGCCGGGTTCCCGGTCGTGGCGACGAGTTCGTTCGCCGTGGCCAAGGTCCTCGGGTACGACGACGGGGAGGACGCGCCCGCCGACGAGATGTTCGCGGCGGCCGCGAGGATCGCGCGGGCGGTCTCGGTGCCGGTGACCGTCGACGCGGAAGGCGGGTACGGGCTCGAAGCGGGAGAACTCGCGGCGAGGCTGACCGAGGTGGGCGCCGTCGGCTGCAACTACGAGGACACCGACCATGCGTCGGGCGGCGTCCTCCCGGTGGAGACACAGGCGGAACGGGTCGCGAAGTTGCGCGAGGCCGCCGGGGACGCGCTGGTGATCAACGCCCGCGTCGACGTCTTCCTCGGCGCGGCCGACGAGCGGGCGGTCCTGGACGACGCGATCTTGCGGGCGAAGGCGTATCTGGAAGCCGGGGCGGACTGCGTCTACCCGATCATGGTGAAGTCGCCGGAAGTGCTGGGCGAGTTCGTGAAAGCGGTGGCGCCGGGGGCGGTCAACGCTTCTCCGATGCCTGCGGGCCCTGATCTCTCCGCGCTCGCTGCACTGGGGGTGGCGCGGATCTCGCTGGGCACCGGGCTGTGGAAGTCGGCGAGGGCCGGTCTCCGCGCGAAGCTGGCCGAACTGACGGCGGGGAAACTGCCGTACTGA
- a CDS encoding solute symporter family protein → MTLAAGVEGSSPVLNITIFGLFVVVTLFVVFRASRNTKTASDYYAAGRAFTGPQNGVAIAGDYLSAASFLGIAGAIAVYGYDGFLYSIGFLVAWLVALLLVAELLRNTGKFTMGDVLAFRMKQRPVRAAAATSTLAVSFFYLLAQMAGAGGLVALLLGIESKAGQAAIIVIVGIIMIAYVLIGGMKGTTWVQIIKAALLIVGALAMTLWVLGMYGFNLSSLLQGAVDKAGKAGEALLGPGNQYGKTGTTKLDFLSLGIALVLGTAGLPHVLMRFYTVPTAKEARRSVVWAIGLIGVFYLFTLVLGYGAGALVGADKIKAAPGGVNSAAPLLALELGGPILLGLIAAIAFATILAVVAGLTITASASFAHDVYANVIKKGKATPASEVKVARITALVIGAVAILGGILANGQNIAFLVALAFAVAASANLPTILYSLFWKRFNTQGALWSIYGGLAVCILLIVFSPAVSGKPVDAKTGKSASMIQGVDFHWFPLDNPGIVSIPVAFFLGWLGTVLSKEHNQKKYAEMEVRSLTGAGAEKAVAH, encoded by the coding sequence ATGACCCTCGCCGCCGGAGTCGAGGGCAGCAGCCCCGTACTCAACATCACCATCTTCGGCCTGTTCGTGGTGGTCACGCTGTTCGTCGTGTTCCGGGCGAGCCGCAACACGAAGACCGCGTCGGACTACTACGCCGCCGGCCGCGCGTTCACCGGTCCGCAGAACGGCGTCGCCATCGCGGGCGACTACCTTTCCGCCGCGTCGTTCCTCGGGATCGCGGGCGCGATCGCCGTCTACGGCTACGACGGTTTCCTCTACTCCATCGGCTTCCTGGTGGCGTGGCTGGTCGCGTTGCTGCTGGTCGCGGAACTGCTGCGCAACACCGGCAAGTTCACCATGGGCGACGTGCTGGCGTTCCGGATGAAGCAGCGCCCGGTGCGGGCCGCGGCGGCGACGTCCACCCTGGCCGTGTCGTTCTTCTACCTGCTCGCGCAGATGGCGGGCGCCGGTGGCCTCGTCGCGTTGCTGCTCGGGATCGAGAGCAAGGCCGGGCAGGCCGCGATCATCGTGATCGTCGGCATCATCATGATCGCCTACGTGCTCATCGGCGGGATGAAGGGCACCACCTGGGTCCAGATCATCAAGGCGGCGCTGCTCATCGTCGGCGCGCTGGCGATGACGCTGTGGGTGCTGGGCATGTACGGCTTCAACCTCTCCTCGCTGCTGCAGGGCGCGGTGGACAAGGCGGGCAAGGCCGGTGAGGCGCTGCTCGGGCCGGGCAACCAGTACGGCAAGACCGGCACGACGAAGCTCGACTTCCTGTCGCTGGGCATCGCGCTGGTCCTCGGTACCGCGGGCCTGCCGCACGTCCTGATGCGCTTCTACACGGTGCCGACGGCGAAGGAAGCCCGTCGTTCCGTGGTGTGGGCGATCGGCCTGATCGGCGTCTTCTACCTGTTCACCCTGGTGCTCGGCTACGGCGCCGGCGCGCTGGTCGGCGCGGACAAGATCAAGGCCGCTCCCGGTGGCGTGAACTCGGCGGCCCCGCTGCTGGCGCTGGAACTCGGCGGCCCGATCCTGCTCGGCCTGATCGCGGCGATCGCCTTCGCGACGATCCTCGCCGTGGTCGCGGGACTGACGATCACCGCGTCGGCGTCGTTCGCGCACGACGTCTACGCCAACGTGATCAAGAAGGGCAAGGCGACCCCGGCTTCGGAGGTGAAGGTCGCCAGGATCACCGCGCTGGTGATCGGCGCGGTCGCGATCCTCGGCGGCATCCTCGCCAACGGGCAGAACATCGCGTTCCTGGTGGCGCTCGCGTTCGCGGTGGCGGCGTCGGCGAACCTGCCGACCATCCTCTACTCGCTGTTCTGGAAGCGATTCAACACCCAAGGCGCGCTGTGGAGCATCTACGGCGGTCTCGCGGTCTGCATCCTGCTGATCGTGTTCTCGCCCGCCGTCTCGGGGAAGCCTGTCGACGCCAAGACCGGGAAGAGCGCCTCGATGATCCAGGGCGTCGACTTCCACTGGTTCCCGCTGGACAACCCCGGCATCGTCTCGATCCCCGTGGCGTTCTTCCTCGGCTGGCTCGGGACCGTGCTATCCAAGGAGCACAACCAGAAGAAGTACGCGGAGATGGAGGTCCGGTCCCTGACCGGAGCGGGCGCCGAAAAGGCCGTCGCCCACTAG
- a CDS encoding DUF485 domain-containing protein — translation MSTETDTPSPPDVDWDKAHDSAEFKELRARLRRFVFPVSALFLLWYLLYVLLADYAHGFMSTKLVGNITVGLVFGLLQFVSTFVITGLYVRYANKKLDPIAEKIRTDIESEAK, via the coding sequence ATGAGTACCGAAACGGACACTCCCAGTCCGCCCGACGTCGACTGGGACAAAGCCCATGACAGCGCGGAGTTCAAGGAACTGCGGGCTCGGTTGCGCCGGTTCGTCTTCCCCGTCTCGGCGTTGTTCCTCCTCTGGTACCTGCTCTACGTGCTGCTCGCCGACTACGCGCACGGCTTCATGAGCACGAAGCTGGTCGGCAACATCACCGTCGGGCTGGTCTTCGGTCTGCTGCAGTTCGTTTCGACCTTCGTGATCACGGGGCTCTACGTCCGCTACGCGAACAAGAAACTCGACCCCATCGCGGAGAAGATCCGCACGGACATCGAGAGTGAGGCCAAATGA
- a CDS encoding sodium/solute symporter, translating to MVAALSVAPVVLVTLLIGLRGVAAMRTTSDFLVASRRISPLVNSAAVSGEYLSAASFLGVAGLVVKDGIGALWYPVGFTAGYIAMLVLVAAPMRRSGALTVPDFAEARLASPALRRLAAVVVLVIGTLYLVPQFRTAGLVLTAVGGTPYWVGVVIAGTAVSATLALGGMRAATYVQAFQFVLKLLLFIVPAIWLVSQVSPEQRSASVHPVEFSHFARDTRLSFEIDVTLTLREPTTLLTPEKHVVPPGELVARSGETLEFAEGTPVPAVRGGAPLGGPDWQRPLLDLGDQGYPLLGTWAILIATMLGTMGLPHVLMRFHTSPDGRAARRTAAITVALLGVFYLFPGVYGVFGRVLVPELYVSGATDTVVVALPAQIDDGWAGSLFTGLLTAGAFAAFLATSLGLLLVISGAVAHDLAPGGLRRLRWSVLGAAAVMVLLALPSARLDAGVLVTWGFTVAASTFCPLLVLGIWWNRLTAAGAISGVLAGLVASSGSILVALFVPSLSGLPAILVSQPAPWSVPLAFGVMIVVSWRGRPPAWSTAAMLRLHLDDRTAETPSSWSDHRSSTVRRLGRRLNR from the coding sequence GTGGTCGCGGCGCTCTCGGTGGCCCCGGTCGTGCTGGTCACCCTGTTGATCGGGTTGCGCGGGGTCGCGGCCATGCGCACGACGTCGGATTTCCTCGTCGCCTCGCGCCGGATCTCACCGCTGGTCAACTCCGCCGCGGTCTCCGGCGAATACCTGTCCGCGGCGTCGTTCCTCGGCGTCGCGGGGCTGGTGGTGAAGGACGGGATCGGCGCGCTCTGGTATCCGGTCGGGTTCACCGCCGGGTACATCGCGATGCTGGTGCTCGTCGCGGCACCGATGCGGCGCTCCGGCGCGCTCACCGTCCCGGACTTCGCCGAAGCGCGGCTCGCCTCCCCCGCCCTGCGCCGCCTCGCCGCCGTGGTCGTCCTCGTGATCGGAACCCTTTACCTGGTACCGCAATTCCGTACGGCGGGGCTCGTGCTCACCGCGGTCGGCGGGACGCCGTACTGGGTCGGTGTCGTCATCGCGGGCACCGCCGTCAGCGCGACACTGGCGCTCGGCGGGATGCGTGCGGCGACCTACGTCCAGGCCTTCCAGTTCGTGCTGAAACTGCTGCTGTTCATCGTTCCCGCGATCTGGCTGGTCTCCCAGGTGTCCCCGGAGCAGCGGTCGGCTTCGGTGCATCCGGTGGAATTCAGCCACTTCGCCCGCGACACCCGGCTGTCCTTCGAGATCGACGTGACGCTGACCCTGCGCGAGCCGACCACCCTGCTCACGCCGGAAAAGCATGTCGTGCCACCGGGTGAGCTGGTTGCCAGGAGCGGCGAGACCCTGGAATTCGCCGAAGGGACCCCGGTTCCCGCCGTCCGGGGCGGTGCCCCGCTCGGCGGGCCGGACTGGCAACGGCCGCTGCTCGACCTCGGCGACCAGGGCTATCCGCTGCTCGGCACGTGGGCCATCCTGATCGCCACCATGCTCGGCACGATGGGCCTGCCGCATGTCCTGATGCGCTTCCACACCAGCCCGGACGGCCGCGCCGCCCGCCGGACCGCGGCGATCACCGTCGCCCTGCTCGGCGTCTTCTACCTGTTCCCAGGGGTTTACGGCGTTTTCGGCCGGGTGCTGGTGCCCGAGCTGTACGTCTCCGGCGCGACGGACACGGTCGTCGTCGCGTTACCGGCGCAGATCGACGACGGCTGGGCGGGATCGCTGTTCACCGGGCTGCTGACGGCGGGCGCGTTCGCCGCGTTCCTGGCGACGTCGCTCGGATTGCTGCTGGTGATCTCCGGCGCGGTCGCGCACGACCTCGCGCCCGGCGGCCTGAGGAGACTGCGATGGTCGGTACTCGGCGCGGCGGCGGTGATGGTCCTGCTCGCGTTGCCGTCGGCCAGATTGGACGCGGGTGTCCTCGTCACCTGGGGTTTCACCGTGGCCGCGTCGACGTTCTGCCCGTTGCTGGTGCTCGGCATCTGGTGGAACCGGCTCACCGCCGCGGGCGCGATCAGCGGTGTCCTCGCCGGGCTCGTCGCGTCTTCGGGCTCGATCCTGGTGGCCCTGTTCGTCCCCAGCCTGAGCGGCCTGCCCGCGATCCTGGTGTCGCAGCCCGCGCCTTGGTCGGTTCCGCTGGCATTCGGCGTAATGATCGTGGTTTCCTGGCGGGGCAGGCCTCCCGCCTGGTCCACGGCCGCGATGCTGCGGCTGCATTTGGACGATCGCACGGCCGAGACCCCTTCGTCGTGGTCCGACCACCGTTCGTCGACCGTTCGTCGTCTCGGCAGACGTTTGAACCGCTGA